A single genomic interval of Vairimorpha necatrix chromosome 5, complete sequence harbors:
- a CDS encoding deoxyhypusine hydroxylase (DOHH), with amino-acid sequence MDLIKAQSIISDKSQHIAKKMRALFFLRNILTDESVKILCSSFNDKSVLLKHEVAYVLGQMRLESSIDTLISVLNNDQEDEIVRHEAGEALGNFMYRDDIVKALEKNSKCGRVPVEETCYLALQKIKENSDYISPCDSRDPALPLEGMDLEMAEKFFLDTKLCLYKKYQAMFYLRDLAMKGDKKSIDILGQGLKDKSSLFKHEISFVFGQIRSIESVKYLVECMKKEEEHGMVRHECAEALGIIGTEECLRELVKYQYSDCDILRESVEVAIDLHGYINTKEDIYCEVK; translated from the coding sequence ATGGATCTTATTAAAGCACAATCAATAATTTCAGATAAATCACAACAcattgcaaaaaaaatgagaGCACTTTTCTTTCTCCGTAACATTTTAACAGACGAATCTGTAAAAATTCTCTGTTCATCTTTTAATGACAAATCTGTTCTTTTAAAACACGAAGTAGCTTACGTACTCGGTCAAATGAGACTAGAATCATCTATAGACACATTAATCAGTGTTCTTAATAATGATCAAGAAGACGAAATAGTGCGACATGAAGCCGGCGAAGCTTTAGGGAATTTTATGTACCGGGACGATATTGTAAAAGCACTAGAAAAAAACAGTAAATGTGGTAGAGTGCCAGTAGAAGAGACTTGTTATTTGGCATTACAAAAGATAAAAGAGAATTCTGATTATATTTCGCCTTGTGACTCTAGAGATCCTGCACTGCCACTTGAGGGAATGGATTTGGAAATGGCagagaaattttttttagatactaaattatgtttatataaaaaatatcaagcTATGTTTTATCTTAGAGATTTGGCCATGAAAGGCGATAAAAAGTCTATAGACATACTTGGCCAAGGATTAAAAGACAAGTCGTCATTATTCAAACATGAAATTAGTTTCGTGTTCGGCCAGATTAGGTCTATTGAGTCAGTGAAGTATTTGGTAGAGTGTATGaagaaagaagaagaacATGGAATGGTGAGACACGAGTGCGCTGAAGCTTTGGGGATTATTGGGACAGAAGAATGTCTTAGGGAGTTGGTTAAGTATCAGTATAGTGACTGTGATATATTAAGAGAGAGTGTTGAAGTGGCAATAGATTTACATGGatatataaatactaaAGAAGATATTTACTGTgaagtaaaataa
- a CDS encoding nucleoside diphosphate kinase (NME3): MATQKTFVMIKPEGVQRRLVAQIIDRFERKGLKIIDIRSMTPSKDLVKEHYAHLSHKPFFNDMVDQLSADLVICMIWEGIDAIEVCRRIIGATNPIEAAMGSIRADLAADICANIIHGSDNEENANKEISLWFK; this comes from the coding sequence ATGGCAACTCAAAAAACTTTCGTTATGATAAAACCGGAGGGAGTTCAAAGACGTCTCGTGGCTCAAATAATTGATAGATTTGAGAGAAAAGGTCTGAAAATTATTGACATTAGATCAATGACGCCTTCTAAAGATCTTGTTAAGGAACATTATGCGCACCTAAGCCATAAgcctttttttaatgacaTGGTAGACCAGCTCAGTGCAGATTTAGTCATATGCATGATTTGGGAAGGAATTGATGCCATTGAAGTGTGTAGGCGAATTATAGGAGCTACAAATCCCATTGAAGCTGCTATGGGATCTATTAGGGCAGATTTAGCTGCAGATATTTGTGCCAATATTATACATGGCAGTGATAATGAAGAGAATGCTAACAAAGAAATTAGCTTATGGTTCAAATAA
- a CDS encoding ER lumen protein-retaining receptor 2 (ERD2): MNVETVANLLRYLGDLVHISSKVVLASKIEKTKSCSGLSFKTQFLYLLVFISRYFDIFEVNIRRFKSIYNFVLKLTFISFQCLVVYLIRKKYYSTYDRKTDVFQIRLILVPVSIISLLLKPSTNGVYDYISEYLYTFSLILESVSILPQLVQLQEEGECESRTSTFIFLLGGYRFLYTLYFILKKISVGKVGTLLVTTGTIQVILYADFFSLYYRYVFSKKNNNEIEQ; this comes from the coding sequence aTGAATGTTGAGACAGTTGCCAATCTTTTGAGATATTTAGGGGATCTTGTTCATATTTCAAGTAAAGTCGTCTTGGCGAGTAAAATCGAGAAGACCAAGTCTTGTTCTGGCTTAAGTTTCAAGACGCAGTTTTTGTATTTGTTAGTGTTTATTTCCAGATATTTCGATATCTTCGAAGTGAACATTAGAAGATTCAAAAGTATTTACAACTTCGTCCTTAAGCTTACTTTTATTAGTTTCCAATGTCTAGTGGTTTATCTAAtaagaaagaaatattattcgACTTATGATAGGAAGACAGATGTTTTTCAGATCAGATTAATATTAGTGCctgtttctattatttctttactTCTTAAGCCTTCTACTAATGGGGTCTATGATTATATTTCTGAGTATTTGTATACTTTCTCTTTGATACTTGAAAGTGTCAGCATTTTGCCCCAACTTGTGCAATTACAAGAAGAAGGCGAGTGTGAAAGCAGAACTTctacttttatatttttattaggaGGTTATAGATTCTTATACACtctgtattttatattaaaaaagatctCTGTAGGGAAAGTGGGTACACTTCTCGTGACTACAGGGACAATACAAGTTATTCTTTATGCTGACTTCTTCTCTCTTTATTATAGGTATGTATTCAGTaagaaaaacaataatgagattgaacaataa
- a CDS encoding diphthamide biosynthesis enzyme (DPH1): MVFLSPPDDNNLPNDSPYLPPNYNFEISKTLKTILKHKCKTVTLQFPDGLLRYSLPIIDLITQYTPATCIVLNDVVYGACCVDDTSLKSDLLVHYGHSCLVPVTDMCTRVLYVFVDIKIDITHLHKLIISNFRDTVSVVGTIQFNSSISRLARLSNINMPQIKPLSRSEVLGCTSPIIKNSKNVISIGDGRFHLESVMINNPTLSFYQYCPFSRKLTREFYDYDKMVKNREKNIKKARAGKIFGIILGTLGKQGNKTILKNVISKLKDYKLYVFQMEEITPNLLDRYEFIDSFVQISCPRLSTDWGESFKKPLLSSYEVFYELGSEYKLDYYSKEGYAPYKNYNNI; encoded by the coding sequence ATGGTTTTTCTTTCTCCTCCAGATGATAATAATCTCCCAAATGATTCCCCATATCTCCCGCCAAATTACAACTTCGAAATAAGcaaaactttaaaaacaatattaaaacaCAAATGTAAAACCGTCACTTTACAATTCCCAGATGGACTCCTAAGATATTCTCTACCCATTATAGACTTAATTACTCAATACACACCCGCCACTTGTATAGTCCTCAATGACGTAGTATACGGAGCATGTTGTGTAGACGACACAAGTCTAAAAAGTGATCTACTAGTTCATTACGGCCACTCATGCCTCGTACCAGTGACAGACATGTGTACTCGGGTATTATACGTTTTtgtagatataaaaatcgaTATTACGCATCttcataaattaataatttctaattttagaGATACAGTCTCAGTAGTAGGTACAATACAATTCAATAGTAGTATAAGTAGACTAGCACGACtttctaatattaatatgCCACAGATCAAGCCTTTAAGTCGTAGTGAAGTATTAGGTTGTACATCaccaataataaaaaattctaaaaatgtTATAAGTATAGGAGACGGCAGATTTCATTTAGAAAGTGTTATGATTAACAATCCTACACTATCTTTTTACCAATACTGCCCGTTTAGTAGAAAATTAACACGAGAATTTTATGATTATGATAAAATGGTAAAAAAtagagaaaaaaatataaaaaaagctAGAGCgggtaaaatttttggtaTAATTTTGGGTACTCTTGGTAAACAAGGAAATAAGACGATTTTGAAGAATGTAATAAGTAAATTGAAAGATTATAAGTTATATGTATTTCAGATGGAAGAAATTACTCCTAATTTGTTAGATAGATATGAATTTATAGATTCGTTTGTACAAATTTCGTGTCCTCGACTTAGTACAGACTGGGGAGAGTCTTTTAAGAAACCACTTTTGTCATCTTATGAAGTGTTTTATGAATTAGGAAGTGAATATAAGTTAGATTATTATAGTAAAGAAGGATATGCGCCCTATAAGaattacaataatatataa
- a CDS encoding hemolysin III-like putative integral membrane protein, giving the protein MEEKRPFYRGKIHLAAFYITISKSILYIFTWLLIKGNKAILIYLISQLILFGVSSTYHTTTWKNPKLEHIVRLIDHISIFILISGTQTSIVLSLLPYNNVTRSIIIASWSITIIGTVKIIFYRHLNHLFDTGVYILHGLSVLPFFNLINSSVSTVDLVLIIMGGIIYVIGGSVYGYRRPDPYPFIFGYHEVFHLTTVLANYCFFIPIFKQYVSSLREAM; this is encoded by the coding sequence ATGGAAGAAAAGAGACCTTTTTACAGGGGTAAAATCCACCTCGCCGCTTTTTACATTACAATTTCTAAATctattttatacattttcaCTTGGCTTCTTATCAAAGGCAATAAAGCCATTTTAATTTACTTAATTTCTCAATTAATTCTTTTCGGCGTCAGTTCAACATACCACACCACCACATGGAAGAATCCCAAACTCGAGCACATTGTTCGTCTCATTGACCATATCTCgattttcattttaatttctGGTACACAAACTTCTATAGTCTTATCACTTCTGCCTTACAATAATGTAACTAGAAGTATTATTATTGCATCGTGGAGTATTACAATTATAGGAACAGTtaagattattttttatcgtcATCTTAATCATCTTTTTGATACTGGCGTGTATATTTTACATGGCTTGTCAGTTTtgcctttttttaatttgataaattctAGTGTAAGTACAGTGGATTTAGTGCTTATAATAATGGGCGGGATCATTTATGTGATCGGAGGAAGTGTCTACGGGTACCGTAGGCCTGATCCTTATCCTTTTATATTTGGATATCATGAAGTATTTCATTTGACGACAGTATTGGCAAATtactgtttttttattcctaTTTTTAAACAGTATGTATCTTCACTCAGAGAAGCAATGTGA
- a CDS encoding putative SP-containing protein → MKKIFYLLILVHSYRLLKPKLLENEDLYLTDINSKLSLEPFGTKDNQRISIHKRKIQFTGNKELTLDQDSLEIKLKKIKIVTYLKRPKNSMKKTDPFGFKMKKKNTETTKEEPRRIRPPKTVDRLPINNIKTKKTEIQRTIQKKVDIIEDEIPDETIKTEEKKSDTQNIDMENILSKVKHLLNEKKNYLIESDSKIEEDTIKYSNIEVFIHPISDKYIKLKTEEKDCVTYYKDTFIFTPCLNVDSQVFKLENEDDILKNRKIYEDDDSYVVQKHVKIDKTIKKDKSIGSLKKNLQKYKSSIYEKNDDEYEISNEDDYLDKPSNEISFKPNKKKSFSNISKSSFNYSTKDKGFDNYKSKTDKFDFNIPDYKSDSVRPHSSTFEKKYEPTKLNLSTPYDAFITNKNKSIEYKKSREYKPPVPVKPAEIKNPTSSSIQVKKSETDSSLMKLGSTDDFLQKIKSSVSMPEIDDLL, encoded by the coding sequence ATGAAGAAGATATTTTACTTACTAATTCTTGTACATTCATACAGACTCTTAAAACCCAAACTATTAGAAAAtgaagatttatatttgacagATATTAACTCCAAATTATCCTTAGAACCATTTGGTACAAAAGACAACCAAAGAATTTCTATTCATAAACGAAAGATTCAATTTACAGGCAATAAAGAATTAACTTTAGACCAAGATTCATTAgaaatcaaattaaaaaaaattaaaattgtaaCTTACCTAAAGAGACCGAAAAACTCAATGAAAAAAACTGACCCGTTTGGAttcaaaatgaaaaaaaagaatacaGAAACAACAAAAGAAGAACCACGACGTATACGACCTCCTAAAACAGTTGACCGTTTAccaattaataatataaaaaccaaaaaaacAGAAATCCAAAGAACAATACAGAAAAAAGTAGATATTATTGAAGATGAAATACCCGATgaaacaataaaaacagAAGAAAAGAAATCTGATACACAAAATATTGATATGGAAAACATTTTATCAAAAGTTAAACATTTACTcaacgaaaaaaaaaattatttaatagaaTCTGATTCTAAAATAGAAGAAGatactataaaatattcGAATATTGAAGTATTTATTCACCCTATAAgtgataaatatataaaattgaagaCAGAAGAAAAAGATTGTGTGACTTATTACAAAgatacatttatttttacaccTTGCTTAAATGTAGATAGtcaagtttttaaattggAAAATGAAGatgatatattaaaaaatagaaagaTTTATGAAGATGATGATTCTTATGTAGTACAAAAACATGTTAAAATAGATAAGACGATTAAGAAAGATAAAAGTATCGgtagtttaaaaaaaaatttacaaaaatataaaagttcaatatatgaaaaaaatgatgaTGAGTATGAAATCAGTAATGAAGACGACTATTTAGATAAACCAAGTAATgaaatatcatttaaaccaaacaaaaagaagtctttttctaatattagCAAGTCATCATTTAATTATTCGACTAAAGATAAAGGATTTGACAACTACAAAAGTAAAACtgataaatttgattttaatattccAGATTATAAAAGTGACTCGGTAAGACCGCACAGTTCGACTTTTGAAAAGAAATACGAACCGACTAAACTAAACTTATCAACGCCGTACGATGCATTTATcactaataaaaataagtctatagaatataaaaagtctAGGGAGTACAAACCGCCAGTGCCAGTGAAGCCGGCTGAAATTAAGAACCCAACTTCTAGCTCAAtacaagtaaaaaaatccGAAACAGACTCTTCTCTCATGAAACTTGGTTCTACAGATGattttttgcaaaaaataaaaagtagTGTAAGTATGCCCGAGATCGACGATCTTCTATGA
- a CDS encoding mRNA export factor (GLE2) translates to MISSNAKIYELANPPTDSVSELAFSNHHNMMIASSWDGTISLYNPTIQTGFLKNIPYTKPMLSCAFSKENPVHCFGGSADGNLHFVDLEKNITNNIKAHNDGIRSVKSQYNTVITAYCDKTIKIWDTRSAQCTKTVECDGKIFCMDLQNNLIAYATSTNLLYSSNVNNLDTKKKHTPKFNYMLKCISVGTDEKSVLVGGIEGKCEMINISSYYNGISFRSHRKDLKVFSVNTVGLYPKNPNVLATGGSNGDLIFYDNMSRIKTFSKTEDVPITTGAFNTDGKLYAYCLGDDWATGYDGVYRKTSIKIIGMDSLGIKV, encoded by the coding sequence ATGATCTCATCAAATGCTAAAATCTACGAACTCGCTAATCCGCCTACTGACTCAGTCTCTGAATTGGCTTTCAGCAATCATCATAATATGATGATTGCTTCTAGTTGGGATGGTACAATCTCTTTATATAACCCTACAATCCAAACtggatttttaaaaaacattccATACACAAAACCAATGTTATCTTGCGCTTTTAGTAAAGAAAACCCAGTTCATTGTTTTGGTGGCAGCGCAGACGGAAATCTACACTTTGTAGatcttgaaaaaaatattacaaacaatataaaagcTCATAATGACGGAATCAGGAGTGTAAAATCTCAATATAATACTGTAATAACTGCTTATTGtgataaaacaataaaaatatgggACACAAGATCAGCTCAATGTACAAAAACAGTAGAATGCGAtggaaaaattttttgtatggATTTACAGAACAATCTAATAGCTTACGCGACATCAACTAACTTGTTATATTCGTCAaatgtaaataatttagatactaaaaaaaaacatacgCCGAAATTTAACTATATGCTGAAATGTATAAGTGTGGGAACTGATGAAAAATCTGTACTAGTAGGGGGAATAGAAGGGAAATGCGaaatgataaatataaGTTCGTATTATAATGGAATAAGTTTCAGAAGTCATAGAAAAGacttaaaagttttttcaGTCAATACAGTAGGGTTATACCCTAAAAATCCAAACGTATTAGCAACAGGCGGAAGCAACGGAGACttgatattttatgataatatGAGCAgaataaaaactttttctAAGACGGAAGACGTGCCGATAACTACGGGCGCATTTAATACAGACGGGAAATTATATGCATATTGCTTGGGAGATGACTGGGCTACTGGGTATGATGGAGTATACAGGAAAacatctataaaaattattggaATGGATTCTCTAGGAATAAAGGtatga
- a CDS encoding poly(A) RNA polymerase protein (PAPD5), with protein sequence MNKLVISANNILLQYYEKIKPSQKEQNSRLNWINLLKKEILKIYPSASIDLFGSFYTGLYVHSSDIDISLNIKTSDPNSILKNLKLKLKQTNLVHSLLHLSHAKIPILKFKCKKYGFKFDFSVNNSSGIKAGNFIKLKLEEDPNIGIFVILFKQFINSRKLGDASMGGLNSYSQFLMIINFLDLNPFYQKGNLAVTFFDFIQYYGYDFKYKNIQINAKNIVYRDNMTKRLSIIDPTDESVDVGACCKKFEKILEILQNFYRIILYHFNNQTIEELFEEMFYLDEEELEQRRFVVENCNKKIFKEKNKTKMGLRDANFNCKNMELQQKRKMKQDDKKEEKSRKSKDKKRIEIGKELKNEIDDKKPKKTKKLKDKNNKRNKLEFKDDKIIEFDCEDEQNISVKNTKKDKSNKAEKKNTKISNKEEIDLSNLVIENNNRKLKNKKIKKTKDQKNNIEINNKEDTNQKNNIEQNNKEDTVASNLVVESINRKKKIKKDKRNNKIKLKNITEGIKMNFKEDTDLFDKFVDELTIENNNISRKKKKNLKR encoded by the exons ATGAATAAACTGGTCATATCAGCCAATAACATCTTGCTCCAATATTACGAAAAGATAAAACCATCTCAAAAAGAACAAAACAGTAGACTTAACTGGataaatttactaaaaaaagaaatattaaaaatttatccaTCTGCATCtatagatttatttggTAGTTTTTACACCGGTCTTTATGTCCACTCTAGTGACATTGacatttctttaaatattaaaacttCTGATCCGAATtcaatactaaaaaatttaaaattaaaacttaAACAGACAAATCTTGTACACTCACTTCTTCATTTATCTCATGCTAAGATACCAatactaaaatttaaatgtaaGAAATACggatttaaatttgattttagtGTAAACAACTCAAGCGGAATTAAAGCTggtaattttataaaattaaaacttgAAGAAGATCCCAATATTGGGATCTTcgtaatattatttaaacaatttattaatagtAGGAAACTTGGGGACGCGAGTATGGGCGGATTAAATTCATATAGTCAGTTTTTAAtgatcataaattttttagatttaaatcCTTTTTATCAGAAAGGTAATTTGGCAGTTACATTTTTCgattttatacaatattaCGGATATGATTttaagtataaaaatatacaaataaatgcaaaaaatattgtttatagAGATAATATGACTAAAAGATTGTCTATAATAGACCCTACTGATGAGTCAGTGGATGTTGGGGCATgctgtaaaaaatttgaaaaaattttagaaattttacaaaatttttatagaataattttgtatcattttaataatcaaaCTATAGAGGAATTATTTGaagaaatgttttatttagatGAAGAAGAATTAGAACAAAGAAGATTTGTAGTAGAAaattgtaataaaaaaatttttaaagaaaaaaataaaactaaaatgGGTTTAAGAGATgcaaattttaattgtaaaaatatggagttacaacaaaaaagaaaaatgaaacaagatgataaaaaagaagagaaaTCTAGAAAATCAAAAGATAAAAAGCGTATTGAAATAGgtaaagaattaaaaaacgaaatagatgataaaaaaccaaagaaaacaaaaaaattgaaagataaaaacaacaaaagaaataaacttgaatttaaagacgataaaattatagaatttGATTGCGAGGACGAGCAAAACATATCCGTTAAAAATAccaaaaaagataaaagcAATAAAGccgaaaaaaagaatactAAAATAAGCAACAAAGAGGAAATAGATTTATCAAATCTAGTTATAGAAAACAACAATAGAAAATtgaagaataaaaaaatcaaaaaaaccaaagatcagaaaaataatatcgaaataaataataaagaagacaCAA atcagaaaaataatattgaacaaaataataaagaagacaCAGTGGCATCTAATTTAGTTGTAGAAAGCATCAAtagaaaaaagaagatcaaaaaagataaaagaaacaataaaataaaacttaaaaatattactGAAGGCAtcaaaatgaattttaaagAGGACACAgatttatttgataaatttgtaGATGAGCTTAcaatagaaaataataatatttccagaaaaaagaagaaaaatctaaaaagataa
- a CDS encoding CCR4/NOT transcription complex subunit 3: protein MKRQEKTPNKQDKTEKLTPEQIWKNASLILGSKKKETSNNANVRPVEFSDIKSKISEITNQRVELLNEKFDNPKQAKEYFFETELKNSLFHIPDFNVLETVNTTKICEVPSYFPKIPLNIFDSPDIYKNLEVDTLFFIFYKNPNTIHQYHAATQLKVCSWRFHTKYLTWFQRLEEPKLITSDYERGDFLFFDYDESWNFMKKTDFTFEYKYLECAEF, encoded by the coding sequence ATGAAAAGACAAGAAAAGACTCCAAATAAACAAGACAAAACTGAAAAACTTACTCCAGAGCAAATCTGGAAAAATgcttctttaattttaggCTCAAAAAAGAAGGAAACTTCTAATAACGCAAATGTTCGACCTGTGGAATTTTCAGATATAAAATCCAAAATTTCTGAAATTACGAATCAACGTGTCGAACTTCTTAACGAAAAATTTGACAATCCAAAACAAGccaaagaatatttttttgaaacaGAACTAAAAAACTCTTTATTTCATATTCCCGATTTTAATGTATTAGAAACAGTAAATACTACTAAAATATGCGAAGTGCCTTCTTATTTCCCCAAAATTCCTTTAAATATCTTTGATAGTCCcgatatttataaaaatctggAGGTTGacacattattttttatattttataaaaatccaAATACAATTCATCAATATCACGCGGCTACACAATTAAAAGTTTGTAGTTGGAGATTTcatacaaaatatttgacgTGGTTTCAGAGACTGGAAGAACCAAAACTAATTACTAGTGATTATGAACGAGGagactttttatttttcgatTATGATGAGTCATggaattttatgaaaaaaacagattttacttttgagtacaaatatttagaatGTGCAGaattttaa